A part of Paenibacillus sp. 481 genomic DNA contains:
- a CDS encoding LacI family DNA-binding transcriptional regulator: MANIKQIARLAGVSVTTVSRVLNDHPYVAEEKRIAVWDAIRKLDYTPNLNAVNLATGRTQMVAVLLPFANHPFFAGMIEGIAYEALQRKYRIVICQTDYKPEEERSALESLRRKQVDGMIICSKQLGWSDIEGYAADGPIVACEYTDSSHISSLYVDHYATTTHAMQTLIAQGHRRIGYVLGRPDSFNSVNRLRAYKDCLTEIGQAVHPAWIFHHCYQVDQGADVVKLIANMNERPTALLVAGDQSAAGIIIEARKQGMDVPSELSVIGFDNIPLAEVLDITTYNLSSFEFGCLAFSTFFRQLTTKGQPPEKHQFPVQLIERATVAKIR, encoded by the coding sequence ATGGCTAATATCAAGCAAATTGCGCGCTTGGCAGGCGTATCTGTTACAACCGTGTCACGCGTCCTGAACGACCATCCTTATGTTGCTGAGGAAAAGCGGATAGCCGTCTGGGACGCTATACGCAAGCTCGATTATACGCCAAACTTGAATGCAGTTAACTTAGCAACAGGACGCACACAAATGGTCGCTGTTCTGCTACCATTTGCTAATCATCCTTTTTTTGCAGGAATGATAGAAGGAATCGCATATGAGGCGTTGCAGCGTAAATACCGGATCGTCATTTGTCAAACCGACTATAAGCCAGAAGAGGAACGTAGCGCACTAGAATCGCTTCGCCGTAAGCAAGTAGATGGCATGATTATATGCTCCAAACAGTTAGGTTGGTCGGATATAGAAGGCTATGCTGCGGATGGCCCTATTGTAGCTTGCGAATATACCGATTCTTCACATATTTCTTCCCTTTATGTGGACCATTATGCGACGACAACACATGCGATGCAGACACTTATCGCACAAGGACATCGCCGAATTGGCTACGTGTTAGGCCGTCCCGATAGCTTTAATAGCGTGAACAGGCTACGTGCTTATAAGGACTGCTTGACGGAAATCGGACAAGCTGTTCATCCAGCTTGGATTTTTCATCATTGCTACCAAGTCGATCAGGGGGCGGACGTCGTGAAGTTGATCGCAAATATGAACGAACGGCCTACTGCTCTGCTCGTTGCAGGGGATCAATCAGCCGCAGGCATCATTATTGAAGCACGTAAGCAAGGGATGGACGTGCCTAGCGAATTGTCGGTTATTGGATTCGATAATATCCCGCTCGCGGAAGTACTCGATATTACAACATACAACTTGTCCAGCTTTGAATTTGGCTGCCTAGCGTTCTCAACTTTTTTTCGCCAGTTGACCACAAAGGGACAACCGCCAGAGAAGCATCAATTCCCTGTGCAGTTGATCGAACGCGCTACAGTGGCCAAAATACGTTAA
- a CDS encoding DUF2199 domain-containing protein, whose translation MGTLMKERQYRCRRVARLRLRKQQQEQLMPTIQAGCTAPYYVAEIEPWEREERCVLSAGKCIIDNEYYYVRGRLTAPNGNGRGNVHWDVWIQVSGQQYDALLTTCSLQEQTLAGKLSSAIPGYPDTLALPVTIKWQPRKSVLDVHVDNSDHLLAIEQRQGLSFQRWLELQPLHNAYHKLPDAR comes from the coding sequence ATGGGAACATTAATGAAAGAACGACAATATCGTTGTCGAAGAGTTGCACGACTTAGATTACGTAAACAACAACAGGAGCAACTGATGCCAACTATTCAAGCTGGCTGTACGGCACCTTACTATGTGGCTGAAATTGAACCGTGGGAAAGAGAAGAGAGATGCGTACTGTCCGCTGGAAAATGTATTATAGATAACGAATATTACTATGTTCGTGGTAGGCTGACTGCGCCGAATGGAAACGGTCGCGGTAATGTTCACTGGGACGTGTGGATACAAGTGAGTGGTCAACAATATGATGCACTACTAACGACTTGCTCCCTACAAGAACAGACCTTAGCAGGAAAGTTATCTTCGGCCATTCCTGGCTACCCAGATACACTTGCTTTGCCCGTTACGATTAAATGGCAACCACGAAAGTCTGTACTTGATGTTCACGTGGACAATTCGGATCACCTGCTTGCAATCGAACAGAGACAAGGATTATCTTTTCAAAGGTGGTTGGAACTACAGCCATTGCACAACGCATACCATAAGCTACCAGACGCACGTTAA